CTTTTCAGTCTAAGTCTTAGTCAGTCTTAATTTTTATACAACTGACTAACTTGCATAGACTAgtctaactgtcaaattaagaccagtctaaTGGTTTAGACCAGTCttatatagttttatgcaaccggcCAAAGAATAGAAAAGAATTGGGAGAATTGAAGGAACTGAACTCGGTCTAAAGCAGACAGAGATCGGGTTGCTTTGGCGCAGGGAAACATAGCTCTGGCAATTTCACTTCCACTGAAATAGCTTTTGGCTTAATGAATCTTAGAAGTCCTGGGTATGCAATGCCCAGCCCTGGTGTAGAGAACAGCTGACTTTTGCAGTGTGCGAATCCCAGGGAGACAGTttacctgatgcctgagggcGCGTGTGAGGCTCATAGCTCCAGCAGTGGACGATGAGCTGGGAGAGGACGGGAGCCTGGGTTACGGCACGTGGCACCAGCTCCTCCCCGATGCCCGGTCCCACACCACTCTGCACCGACAGCAGCAGAACCTGAGGCTGAGAGATATCTGCACCAAAAAATCACAGAAACACAGGGTTCACATTGTTTCTCCCCGACCACTGCATTCAGGCtcgtaaaaaaattaaaaatagaaatgtcCCTGGCTCACCTCAACACTGTGCTGAGTGCACTAAAAAATCTGCTTCTCGTTTCAATTCTCGCTCTTACACTGCACAGAGGCTGTCCCGTAAACTGAAGCAATGCACTGGCATGTAACTCAAACCCAAAGCCTTATGAACACATTAGGATGTGACACTGTGTAGGATGTGAAACTGGTCCTCTCTGGACCATAGTCATAAAACTCATGACGGTGATCTACCACTCCTTTTTTAAATGCTGTGGAACAAACACCCAACGGTAtttttacatatacatttatatttgttatgCAACAAAAGGATATTAATGACCTTTCTAAAATTAAATAAGCACCCTGAAAGTTTTATGGGACTCTTCCACACTTCTTTGTGCTTTATTTCCTCATAAAAAAGCTGGAGTCAAGTTGAGGATGGTAAAGGTTTAATGAATATGGCCCTCTAGGACTCACTGCATATTTTAAAGCTTGAGACAGCCTTTTACAGGTTAAATGGAGTCCCAGAACTGAATCAAGCAATGAAATGCACTGCCACTGAGAAGAGACCTTGCCACCTCGGAAAGACAGGTGTCTTAGCGAGGGAAGAGAGCTCTAACAAGGAGGGGAGATGCAGAGCGCTGATCTCTGTGCGCACTGGCTTCTTCCCCTTCCCACAAGGCTGCTCAGCAGAGCAAGGTTAAGCAATCTGATGTCCTTAGCATCATGCACTGTGCTAAAGGGTAAAGGTGCTCCGATACTGACTCATAGTTCACAATAAGGTCACTCATAGTCATCGTGTTATAACAAGACATTATAACAAAGTTGGGCAATAATTCACAATGACTCCTTCAACTGTGCTAAAGGTTACTTGTTCAtaaaagcaaaaatatatatatattatcctgatgcacagaaaaaaaaaaaaagcaaaatgtcCTACCTTCATATGGTGGTCTTCTGTTGAGGGTCTCCCACAAGAGCATGGCAAAACTGCAGGAGAAAGAGACAGTATTTTCTCTCAACAtgttagttgtttttttgttcctaTTGAACATTCAGGGTCTGTGGCTTTGCGAATTCCCCGCAGTGTGCATCTGCTTGGGTATCCCTGTTGCTGCAACTCGACATCCTTGCGGGCCTTACGAGGGGCACCACAGAACCTACACCTTCTGCTTTCACAGTGAAGCAAGCTCCTTAAAAGTCAGCTCCATTTGAGGAACTGTGAATCTTGGGAAATCTTACACCATTGCGCTTGACAAGATAAGAGTAGTCTGATATTATCTGTGAAGTGTTAAAATGCTTCTTCAGGCACGTAACTGTTGCATTTTCCCTTCTTTTTTCTGCAAAAAAGCAGAACTCCTTCAAATCTACCCTTATACCGCTTTTGAAATTACACTAGATGTACTGAAATAACCCTCAACATTATTTCTTGGTCTTATTTGTTTCAATTTTAAATGACAATGAAAcagattttaatttactttggaCAAACATCCCCATTGCATTACCATGTAATGCATGCTTGCACAGAAACACTCACCTGTATATATCTCCCTCTGTCGAAGGTTTCTCCCCACAAAGGGTCTCTGGGGACAAATACACTAGGTCCCTAATGCAAAGCCCATTACAATCAGCAGGGACAGACTTTAGGTTCCATTTCTTCCACTGAGACAGGCCAAAGTCACACACCTGAAAGCCACACACAAGAAATGTGTGAAATTCTAGTTATTTTCACAGACTCACTTAAATTAGAGTTTCttatctttaaaaatgtctcACTGAACAGGCAAGTCAGACTACCTGGATGCACGCTGTCTTGTCATCTCACTAGCaggaaatcaataaatcattaattaaataaatacaatgaataaTCATGTTTTCATTATTGCTGTATATAACATCACATCCCATGGCTTTCAATAAACATTGCAATTACactaaaataaacccaaattgCCTCAGGGGTGTTGAATGAAACGGAGGAAACGATCTCCTCCAGCCGAGTATCTGCAACAATCCTCTCCCTTACAAAAAAGGCCTCAGCACAGGGAGGCAAAGGGAGCCCTCGTGTTTCCCCTCCAGGCACGGTTACCTTGGCACGGTACTGGGCATCGAGCAGCACATTGGCAGGCTTTAGGGCCTGATGGGCAAGGAGCAGGCTGTGCAGGTGGGACAGTCCTTCCGCCACATCTTGCATGATACGGAGGAGCAGGGTACAGGGCACCTCTTGGTGCTGTTGCCGCTGAAAACACAATGGGAAAGGCACCTTGAGCTGTCTTCAGCACACAATATAATTTAAGTTTTAAAGGTTCaagtaaaagaaagaaaagcacacACACCCCAAAACTCCCATGCTTTTAGCCAGACGAGGATGTCCTAGACTCCACAGAGAAAACTGAGCCTTTTCTTACCTTTATAAGAACACATACAAGGTGTGCATTGTGATATGATGTACATTGTTTGTCCATTGGAAAATAGGCCTACATATGTTAAAATAAAGATCCATTGACTTTCAGAGGTGATTTTAACCCCCCAAcaaaaatgcaacaaaatgATTTACTTCTGTACAATAAAGGGGTTTACTTTAAATTTTAAATGTCACCTGGGAGTATTTCCCTATTGTGAGGAGAGATTTCGTGATTTTACCCCCTTTCCTGTGGCTTTCCTTTGTTacagcatcttctccatcaaAACATAGAAAAGGGATCAGCTTTTCCAATACGTGTAGAGGATGTTGGGATTTCCAAAACCTTTATATCTATACATTTAATTCTAATGTCAGGTACACTACCAgaatatttttctttatattccCAGTAAATGTCcctgtttattttaaacttaaacatgactaataataataataactattattataaatcattattattattattattattataatacgttttagaacacccccctttttctagtttttattgaaatcttCGCAGTTTAAAGTCTCAATGTACTATGAACAAATAGAACTattggagaaaaaaagaaatgatcgaatcattttgtttaacaaaattgaaccccttaagctgacaaacccctttggtacccttaaaagggcaccaaatccgtgtgcttctctttaatcccatgtgtactcttcactgttgtcttgtttgccaagtgtttggtatcccatgaaagctgagactctcaaaTGATTTCACAACTTTGGTATATAGATAAAGATGGCACTGTCCCTCTGATAATACCCTACCTCATACAGAAGAGAGTGAAGAGAGCCCTCGTCCATCCAGTCTGACACCAGGCCTAGGAGCAGATGAGACCTGTACACACCCAGGGGAACCAGGACCCTCTCTGACTGAATCCGTCTGACCTTCGCAATCTCCTTCAGGCTCTCACTCCACTGGCTGAGGACAGAGAGGAACCCAACACAAATTAAGCATTCTGCCAAGCGAGCTCCAACGCATTGTCTTATCACCCCCAAAGTGAAAGCAAGACACAGGATTTCCCGCTGTCTGACTTGCCACTTTCCCCATAGAAGAGGTTACACCATGTGGGAGACTGTTGCCACTACACACAGGTAATTATTAATCAGTGAAAGTGTAAACACAGCTCATACTGGCGAGCTGAATGATAACAATTCACAGCTGAATGGGGGGGGTGGTTATGAGGTGTTctattttgtatgcatttattcatCCATTAATAGATTAATCTAAAGTGAATCAATATTGAACTTGGGTAGATTCCATATCTGATTTCTGGCATCAGTCCTGGgttggggacactgctgttgtacccttgggCATGCTACTATATCTAGGGTGGTCCAGTAAAACCCCAAATAAATTTGTAATTGTATGTACAaaaattatgtgttatattgtaAGTTGCCAAGGATAGGAATGTTGGGTAAGAAATATTATAACAAAACCTGACCTCTTTGAATGTAATAGGGCAAAGCAACTGTAAATGATTACAGGTTGAAATCTAGCATAATTatggaaatacaaataatctattgttgtttttctttttaaaatgttggaaTTCTGgagcaaaaaaatacaataaaaatggaTACCCCAGGACAAGACTTGACTTGGCTTACACACTTCACAACATAGCAAACAGCAGCTCTGATCACTATGCTAACTCTTGGCAGCGGGGCCAAGCCAGTTTAGAGATCAAGAGCAGGTTGTTTCAAAATAAAGAATGTAAGAAACAGGTAACTCTCTGTTGTGGGTGCAACATACCCACACAGTTTGCTACATGTGTGCCAAGGTAACGCCCTTGAGCTACAAAATGAGACAGAAAAGAGTAACAAAGCTTGTCATGGTTCACGCAGTGGATGGAAATGACAGCTTCCTTTCTTCCGCAGGCATACCAAAGCAGAAAGACTGAAAGGCAACGCAGAAGGTCCCTCCTTAGGCCTATCTCACCTCTCCGCAGTTCTTTGGATGGACAGCACTTTCACAGCCACCTGGCACCCCCCTGCTCTGCTATAGCTGCCTCTGAGACAGGAGCCTGCACTGGTGCGAGTCAGAACCATCTTCATTACATCATGCTCAGGGATTGTAGGCAGGGGGCTAGGCTGGGCCATTCTCATATCTAGGGCACTTGACGGGTGGAGAAAAGCAGGTTTCCCTCGATTACAAAAACAGATAGATGGTTTTAATTTGTGCTAATCACTTAACATCTTACACTGCAGAAAGCACAAAAGTTAATCTTGCCTGGTCTTACCAGCCTGGACTCTGAGCTGCTAAGGAGCCAAATTAGCAGATTTTAGACATGGTTCTATTAAAAGTGTGATTCAGTgtttatcaacaaaacaaaatagataCAATAAAAtcgtaaaagatgcaaaagtaTTGGAAGAATAGTATTGGAAAAGTTTAGTTAGGTAGTTTATGTGCATTATTTCCTCAAAAGAAAAGCTCCACTAATTCTAATGGTACCCAGCACACTCCCTCAGATCTGCAAATGCCCCCTGAATGTCTTATACTGAACATTTAGCTCTTCTACTACCACATAATTTATTTCACACCCTACCAAtcctgaaaaaatatttttttaaaccataaaAGTTGACTATTCCTTCATAAACACTCACACATTCTTTATCAACTATATATAAAATTAGATATTGGTAAATTCTTCATAAATGCACCAACATCTGAAATAGTCTGGTGTTTCTGCATTCAAAAGGGTAAAACTGCAAGACGAAAAACaccccaaataaataaataatcgcCTACAAATGACTAAAGCCATGTGTCTTAGGCTGGCATTTCCCGGCTGTGTGCTGCAGCGCTGCGATGGGTGGACGCGGAAAGTCCCTGCTACTAGAAACGATCACGAGTATGTGGCACACACCACCATCCACAGCACAGCCGCAAAACATgatcttcttcttattattattactactacttccGACAAAGCTTTAAACACCACAGAAATAGATCGCATATTGTAATGCAACTGCCTAAAGACTTCTATCAAGACATTAAACCCTCTTCAATATGTTCAAGTTAAGGAGTGTGCACGATAAACGATGTTACGTAATAAATCATTTTATATATcgcattaaataaaataacatcaatGCAAACCTTCCTTTCCCTATTCAAATACGGCTATTTATTGCATTAACTGAAGGCCACCGAGCTCCTGTCTTAccgaggtcagcctgccagtcTCCGCGCTGCTGGGCTCTGCGGCTCTGCGCGGCTCCGCGGCTAGGACGTGCGTGCGTGACGCGCTGTGTTTACCTGCTCTCTGATTGGCTGCTGCCGCCACAGAATTCCCCTGCTCAACCCCGGGGCAGGCGCAGGCGCAGTGAAGTCATGCTGTCATGTTGATAGATTGCATGGGGTTGCGTCCTGGTTTCGTTTGTCAATTCTAGTTCTAattctgttgttttattatattatattatattatattatattatattattgttaatgtttttcGGTTACGTTATTGTGCATTCATAAAGACAACTGCAGTATCACTGAAAGGTGGTTATGAGTTCAGTTACCTTGGCATAACTGTACAAGACCTTTTTATACACAATTACATGTAACAGACCATTCCTACCTGAAAAGCTGAGTTCAACTTGGTCACATTCTCTgatttcacattttatatttgatttGGTTGTGACTTTTTTCTTTAACATCCAAAGCTTTCATCTCATACCAGTGTGAGGGTAGTCTAGCGCCTAGATAATATTTACAATCTTTATGCTAGCCTTTGATATTACATTGCTGTGCAGAAAAGAGAGAGTAACTCATTGTATTACATCAGAAGATGAACTGCCACTATTTTAAGGCCAAAAaacagcctgaaccccaacccAAGCCAACAGCATCATTTCAAGATTGGCCCATGCAAATAAACACATGATTCAGTTATGTGAGTAGAAACACAACCCTTGTCATAACGAAACCCGGAGTTTACTGGGGACTCGAAGGCAATCCCTAGACCACAACAAAATGGAAGTAATTTAATCATTTAACTTAATTGTAGTGCAAAAAATGTATAGCATTTCTCATTCTAAACAACCTAAATATAACCATTTAGCAATTTCTGCCTTCATCTGTATCCCCAAATTAAACATATCTTAGTCAGGTTTTCTAATTTCATATTTTCCATGTAATTgtatttagatatttttttctttatttaatacaaatatgacaATTAAATATCATAAGAAAATActttattctgaactgtgaATCTGCATGGCAATGTTGAAATGAGAAACCTTTGATTGTATCTGATTTCAAAAAGACACACATGAgacaataatacataaaataaataagccatTTCTACCACACCTCTATACACCAGGACAAGCTCAGGTTTCTCACCGAaagtattattttcaaaatggtgTTGCAGGTGGTAGGCATCGGTGTGCTGCAAATAATGTTGTGTGAAGTAGGTGTGACTTGATTTTCTTCTAAAGCTTTCTCTCAAAGATAATGTGGGTAAAAAGATTTTGTATTGATCCAACATAGCATAGGTCCCTGCAGATGTTGagtgtttgattatttatttacttattttacctTTAACATATCTTAACATGGGGTATGAGTTGTACTGATTATCATTCACATAGGATGATATTCTATATGCATTTTAGGATTTCCTAGAGTAAGCCCTGTCTTTCAATTATTTTCGGTCAATGTGTGTTTGCTCATCTCTTTCACTATGATGTCTTCTTCTCCCACTTCCCTCCATTATTTTATGATGTGAGCCCATAACTTCTTCATGTGTCACTATAGCCTAACAAATTGTACAGGTTTCATACTGTCAGCTGTCTTCATTATACTGTTCCCAAAACCTTTTCTGGTAACTGGTATTATTCTATATTATGTAGTAGTCCATGGGGGACAAAGTCTAAATGTTGTGCCATAAGCAAAGCTGGAACTTTATGTGGAGGTGCATGACTGTCCATTTATAGTGAAAGCCCAATAGGTATGTATAAGTTTTACAGGTTCTCACACAGTAAGAATAAGAAAGTTGTGATTAACAGTCCACACTTCCTTGCAACCTCTTCAATGACATTTTCGCCATGCCTACACAGAGAAAAAACATTGCCTAATTACGTGCACTTTCTACCTGCATAGCTTAAATGCTTAGAAGAAGTTAAAAAGATACTGGTTTAAATATTTCCACCTGATTGTATAGGTTGTAACGAACAGTTTCAATTTCTCCTGCCAACTCTGACGCAAGCGGCACGTGCACTCCCTTGCTTACCTCCCACTCTCCCACACCTGCCCATCACACCCTTTTGTGCTTCTAGTGCAGACTGCCTCTCTCTGCCATTGTGGTTGTGACAGCATGTTTACCTATTCTCCCCTACACTAATTGTTCCAGTTTCATTCTCACATGCAAGGGAaaccatttttttgtttttattttatcttttcaaaacatgtatttttagatGTTCTTGAGGGATTGGTATCAGGAAATTCCACAGAAGTTAAAAAAAGAATGTCTCTATATAGTACCCATGTAGTACTCTTTATTAAATctattatgttttaaataaattaattgcagATGGGGGTGGTATTCAAAGCAACACACTGATCAGATGCACAGCTTCCTTCGTAGGGCTGGGGGTTTCCCCACCGTGATTACCCCTATGGACTGAACTTTaacataacactttttttaatCTGTGATTACACAACAATGGTAACTGCACTAGCCTTGAAATACAATGGTTATATCGCTATCTCACAGTGAGCATGTGGTCTGCTTTGGTTTGTGACCCTTTATCATGGCAGGCATCACCCTAAAAGGCTGACACAACAGCCTCCAAACTTCCCCTTTCAGCTTGAAATCTTTTTTCCCACAGGATGTGGATGCAATGATGTAACCACAACAGCCTCTGGCACTCTTTTCAGGTCTGCAGCTCAAAGTCCCAGCTTCCCTGTTGACTGGCACACTGCACTGACCATGAACTCAAACAGCTCTATATTCCTCCTCCAGAGCTGTACACTGAAAGCAGAATACCAAATCCATTTGTTCCTAACAGCCCAGCGatataattttgtattgttaaCCTTCTTCCAGTGAGGTGAACAAGGGCAGCATTTTTGAAGTGAAGTGAAACGTGAAGTGAAATGCTCTGGAATGTGATTGGATGGTGGGTATAATGATGATAGCATCTGAATGCCATTCTAAGAGATCCTTAGTGTGTTTTGCCCTCAGGTGAagcgtttgtgttttttgttttattactgttttactatattattattattgttattgttctaGTTGAATTGGATAGTCACCCATCCAGTGTTCTATATattactacaaataataatactagtaatcataataacaataataatcatcatcatcataatcatcataataatcctATTTTCAAGACTAGCTTCAGAACATTTGCTGTCTtgtgtataaatacataaaagcaGTTTAACAGAAGTCAAATATGGTAATTTATCCCTGTATCCTCTatgac
This DNA window, taken from Amia ocellicauda isolate fAmiCal2 chromosome 9, fAmiCal2.hap1, whole genome shotgun sequence, encodes the following:
- the LOC136758904 gene encoding receptor-interacting serine/threonine-protein kinase 2 — protein: MRMAQPSPLPTIPEHDVMKMVLTRTSAGSCLRGSYSRAGGCQVAVKVLSIQRTAESQWSESLKEIAKVRRIQSERVLVPLGVYRSHLLLGLVSDWMDEGSLHSLLYERQQHQEVPCTLLLRIMQDVAEGLSHLHSLLLAHQALKPANVLLDAQYRAKVCDFGLSQWKKWNLKSVPADCNGLCIRDLVYLSPETLCGEKPSTEGDIYSFAMLLWETLNRRPPYEDISQPQVLLLSVQSGVGPGIGEELVPRAVTQAPVLSQLIVHCWSYEPHTRPQASDCVLALRRVLETVDPDAVARAAVQLKENKERVLLYSKEQLIQDLHVEVNNLELSGCCCESKSAGTKSVRLETVQMLTSVPERPNPARTSSRKPNGPSPPLPVPGALQTACRIDSWSPPCASPLQPACRVARVSPSRPSSLNRGNLRYSPPPPPPSPPTGTARLHRSVSCDQPQHCSLDSLPGKSCCQILQDYRESILRGMTEGRLNYILDVLRSRQALTREAYELITAAQTLVARTRCLLDTCVCLGEGAAGLVAMALGLVSTSARRSPSQLSY